Proteins encoded within one genomic window of Actinoplanes octamycinicus:
- a CDS encoding zinc-dependent alcohol dehydrogenase family protein, whose protein sequence is MKALVYEGAGARSWTDVPDPIIRDPRDAVIRVDAVTICGTDLHILGGDVPEVRPGRILGHEAVGTVVETGAGVTRLSAGDRVLASCISACGACRFCREGRYGQCRGGGGWLLGHTIDGVQAEYARIPFAELSTHRLPRELPDDAAVLLADILPTAYEVGVLNGGVRPGDTVVVVGAGPIGLAAIRTAQLFSPAHLVAIDKAESRLQSAKNLGADMTLTPEQVPLGAIRSLTGGLGADVVMEAVGVPETFELCQRLVRPGGRIANIGVHGKPATLHLEELWISDVTITTGLVDTSSTPRLLDMLAGGQIDVTSMVTHRFGLEEFERAYDVFANAATSGALKVLLR, encoded by the coding sequence CCGCGCGATGCCGTGATCCGCGTCGACGCGGTCACCATCTGCGGTACCGACCTGCACATCCTCGGCGGTGACGTGCCCGAGGTGCGGCCCGGCCGGATTCTCGGGCACGAGGCGGTCGGCACCGTGGTGGAGACCGGCGCCGGAGTGACCCGGCTCAGCGCCGGCGACCGGGTGCTGGCCTCCTGCATCTCGGCGTGCGGGGCCTGCCGGTTCTGCCGTGAGGGCCGCTACGGGCAGTGCCGTGGCGGCGGGGGCTGGCTGCTCGGCCACACCATCGACGGGGTGCAGGCCGAGTACGCCCGGATCCCGTTCGCCGAGTTGTCCACCCATCGGCTGCCTCGTGAGCTGCCCGACGACGCCGCGGTGCTGCTGGCCGACATCCTGCCCACCGCGTACGAGGTGGGCGTGCTCAACGGCGGGGTCCGGCCGGGCGACACGGTGGTCGTGGTCGGCGCCGGACCGATCGGCCTGGCCGCGATCCGTACCGCGCAGCTGTTCTCCCCGGCGCACCTGGTGGCGATCGACAAGGCGGAGAGCCGGCTGCAGTCGGCCAAGAACCTGGGCGCCGACATGACGCTGACGCCGGAGCAGGTGCCGCTGGGCGCGATCCGCAGCCTGACCGGCGGGCTCGGTGCCGACGTCGTGATGGAGGCGGTGGGCGTACCGGAGACGTTCGAGCTGTGCCAGCGCCTGGTCCGCCCCGGCGGCCGGATCGCCAACATCGGGGTGCACGGCAAACCGGCCACCCTGCACCTGGAAGAGCTGTGGATCAGCGACGTCACGATCACCACCGGACTGGTCGACACCTCCTCGACGCCGCGGTTGCTGGACATGCTGGCCGGTGGGCAGATCGACGTCACCTCGATGGTCACGCACCGATTCGGCCTGGAGGAGTTCGAACGGGCCTATGACGTGTTCGCGAATGCGGCGACCAGCGGCGCGCTGAAAGTGCTGCTGAGGTGA